A section of the Acanthopagrus latus isolate v.2019 chromosome 20, fAcaLat1.1, whole genome shotgun sequence genome encodes:
- the dlgap5 gene encoding disks large-associated protein 5 isoform X3, protein MESRFSHLRQRDTSVSMLRVKLSRRRSQSQKENRERAVNTRRHLDKLVELEISSLDASIAMANMSTIHEKTMNSTKLDKKMALEERMKQLERWKERKALEKEKERREKERKGIFKTGVYHPKDTLIIVPAASTRAKETKVNTAPSQSTRVTRSMKQQQQAQRPLKIQDPNTAAKKAQPAVERSTRSRAAPVKPAPAPAPASAKTKSKVCAVEPVVKPLSTRSANKPPVTTAHVVKDKPKDKPADVRPTRSRAFVNAPSSDEDRKCEETDNFVQPAEPKEPEPDPVEVLTSFAPQGFVFQAPTGLSSFKFEPLTPRSADAFLTPSPTFCVPAAPVFDTDPQAESSEPSPPKSPRHSPPRTSPTVAPPTPGSPQEPKHDVPYFRSEIANETDGLTSLCVIWESKVEDESIPEEMRDRMRTAVGQARLLMKERFKQFSGLVDDCELGRGEKITTCTDLQGFWDMVYYQVEDVNKKFNALKEAESRGWVEEHKPLLRQKKVVKKPSAVPAKPTGTKGAAKSRLAAAKAAMKARQQAAEAEKTETDAGTDKDDTSPSSQEPQPCAELRATDSVVFDGGFFQVESPARPSGTVRRSTRLSAAVLPQASPCSNYLSPRRVTRRSLALAQTPVNTAAASPAPPRQTPAQLRLTLNQTPGQAPKSQRGTPQSSQERKDTINVSLCFSPEKEVLSDNTQPEGSPAGQSETAPEMSIATPVQSLPSISVVEEQDEDLSPRLSPTPCKMSLPVSQAPELTACLSFTLSPCVTPSQPPISSPPAVQCPTKTQESVCHTPDSSVVEELPGLDFERYLQPSQSCSLSPMGEPVAMETLSPMAVDVEMESPRGQSEDLLTRQETGPDSRLCPAALHPGHEGPDTPVCLSK, encoded by the exons ATGGAGTCTCGATTTTCTCACCTGCGCCAGAGGGACACCAGTGTGTCTATGCTGAGGGTAAAATTGTCCCGAAGAAGGTCTCAGTCCCAGAAGGAGAACCGAGAGCGAGCAGTGAACACACGCAGGCATCTAGACAAGCTGGTAGAGCTGGAAATCTCTTCCCTGGATGCCTCCATTGCTATGGCCAACATGTCAACTATTCATGAGAAGACGATGAACAGTACAAAACTTGATAAAA AAATGGCCTTAGAAGAGAGGATGAAACAGCTTGAACGCTGGAAAGAGCGTAAGGCTcttgagaaggagaaggaaaggagagagaaggagcgtAAAGGGATTTTCAAGACTGGCGTGTATCATCCGAAGGACACTCTTATCATTGTCCCAGCTGCCTCAACCAGAGCCAAGGAG ACAAAAGTGAACACCGCTCCATCCCAGAGTACCAGAGTCACTCGTtcaatgaaacaacaacagcaagcaCAGAGG CCTCTCAAGATTCAAGATCCAAATACTGCAGCAAAGAAAG CTCAACCTGCTGTGGAAAGATCAACTAGGAGCCGGGCAGCTCCTGTCAAGCCAGctcctgcacctgcacctgcttCAGCCAAGACCAAGTCCAAAGTTTGTGCAG TGGAACCTGTCGTAAAACCTCTGTCCACCAGATCAGCCAACAAGCCTCCTGTTACAACAGCTCATGTAGTGAAAGACAAACCCAAGGACAAGCCTGCAG aTGTGAGACCTACCAGGAGCAGAGCGTTCGTCAATGCCCCCTCTTCTGAcgaagacaggaagtgtgaag AAACTGACAACTTTGTCCAGCCTGCTGAGCCCAAG GAGCCTGAGCCGGATCCCGTTGAAGTGCTGACCTCCTTTGCTCCCCAGGGTTTCGTTTTCCAGGCTCCCACTGGCTTGTCGTCCTTTAAGTTTGAGCCTCTCACTCCTCGTTCCGCGGACGCCTTCTTGACACCAAG CCCCACCTTCTGTGTTCCTGCGGCCCCTGTGTTCGACACTGACCCTCAGGCTGAGTCAAGCGAGCCCTCTCCGCCCAAGTCCCCTCGCCACTCTCCTCCTCGTACATCTCCCACAGTGGCTCCTCCGACTCCTGGCAGCCCCCAGGAACCAAAGCACGATGTACCATACTTTAG ATCAGAAATTGCCAATGAGACGGATGGACTGACGAGTCTTTGTGTAATCTGGGAGTCTAAAGTGGAGGATGAGTCCATCCCAGAGGAGA TGAGAGATCGTATGCGTACAGCAGTCGGCCAGGCGAGGCTGTTGATGAAGGAGCGCTTCAAGCAGTTCAGCGGTCTGGTGGACGACTGCGAGCTCGGCCGAGGGGAGAAGATCACCACCTGCACTGACCTGCAGGGATTCTGGGACATGGTTTATTACCAG GTGGAGGATGTCAACAAGAAGTTTAATGCTCTGAAAGAAGCAGAGAGTCGTGGCTGGGTGGAGGAACACAAACCACTGCTGCGACAGAAGAAAGTAGTGAAG AAACCATCAGCTGTACCTGCCAAGCCAACAGGAACCAAAGGAGCCGCCAAGTCTCGCCTGGCTGCAGCCAAAGCAGCCATGAAAGCCAGACAGCAGGCAGCGGAGGCAGAGAAAACTGAAACGGATGCTGGTACTGATAAGGACGACACCAGCCCCAGCTCTCAAGAACCGCAACCCTGTGCAGAACTCCGAGCAACTGACTCAGTGGTCTTTGATGGAGGCTTCTTCCAGGTGGAGAGCCCAGCCAGGCCAtcag GTACAGTGAGGAGATCCACCCGTCTTAGTGCCGCCGTGCTGCCTCAGGCTTCTCCCTGCTCCAACTACCTCTCACCCAGAAGAGTCACTCGGCGATCCCTGGCACTGGCACAGACTCCTGTTAACACTGCTGCCGCCTCTCCTGCTCCACCCCGTCAAACTCCTGCCCAACTCCGCCTTACTCTCAACCAGACACCAGGACAAGCACCAAAGTCTCAGCGTGGCACTCCTCAGTCATCCCAGGAGAGAAAGGACACCATCaatgtctctctttgtttttcacctgAGAAGGAAGTGCTTTCAGATAACACCCAGCCTGAGGGAAGCCCTGCAGGCCAGTCAGAAACAGCTCCTGAAATGAGCATAGCAACACCCGTACAATCACTTCCGTCAATCTCTGTAGTCGAGGAGCAAGATGAAGACCTCTCACCAAGACTTTCCCCCACGCCGTGCAAAATGTCTCTCCCGGTCTCCCAGGCCCCTGAGCTCACAGCATGTCTGAGTTTCACGTTGTCACCCTGCGTGACTCCGAGCCAGCCTCCAATCTCGTCCCCTCCTGCTGTGCAGTGCCCCACGAAGACCCAGGAGTCTGTGTGTCACACTCCAGACAGCTCAGTTGTTGag GAACTTCCTGGGTTGGACTTTGAGCGTTACCTGCAGccttcacagagctgcagcttgtCACCCATGGGGGAgccagttgccatggagacacTGTCACCCATGGCAGTGGATGTCGAAATGGAGAGTCCCAGAGGTCAGTCCGAAGACCTGCTTACTCGGCAAGAAACGG GCCCAGACAGCAGACTCTGCCCTGCTGCTCTTCACCCCGGACATGAAGGACCGGATACGCCAGTCTGTCTGTCCAAGTGA
- the dlgap5 gene encoding disks large-associated protein 5 isoform X1: MESRFSHLRQRDTSVSMLRVKLSRRRSQSQKENRERAVNTRRHLDKLVELEISSLDASIAMANMSTIHEKTMNSTKLDKKMALEERMKQLERWKERKALEKEKERREKERKGIFKTGVYHPKDTLIIVPAASTRAKETKVNTAPSQSTRVTRSMKQQQQAQRPLKIQDPNTAAKKAQPAVERSTRSRAAPVKPAPAPAPASAKTKSKVCAVEPVVKPLSTRSANKPPVTTAHVVKDKPKDKPADVRPTRSRAFVNAPSSDEDRKCEETDNFVQPAEPKEPEPDPVEVLTSFAPQGFVFQAPTGLSSFKFEPLTPRSADAFLTPSPTFCVPAAPVFDTDPQAESSEPSPPKSPRHSPPRTSPTVAPPTPGSPQEPKHDVPYFRSEIANETDGLTSLCVIWESKVEDESIPEEMRDRMRTAVGQARLLMKERFKQFSGLVDDCELGRGEKITTCTDLQGFWDMVYYQVEDVNKKFNALKEAESRGWVEEHKPLLRQKKVVKKPSAVPAKPTGTKGAAKSRLAAAKAAMKARQQAAEAEKTETDAGTDKDDTSPSSQEPQPCAELRATDSVVFDGGFFQVESPARPSGTVRRSTRLSAAVLPQASPCSNYLSPRRVTRRSLALAQTPVNTAAASPAPPRQTPAQLRLTLNQTPGQAPKSQRGTPQSSQERKDTINVSLCFSPEKEVLSDNTQPEGSPAGQSETAPEMSIATPVQSLPSISVVEEQDEDLSPRLSPTPCKMSLPVSQAPELTACLSFTLSPCVTPSQPPISSPPAVQCPTKTQESVCHTPDSSVVEELPGLDFERYLQPSQSCSLSPMGEPVAMETLSPMAVDVEMESPRGQSEDLLTRQETALPALSSVFTLQSPQAQTADSALLLFTPDMKDRIRQSVCPSDLMVFTPPL; this comes from the exons ATGGAGTCTCGATTTTCTCACCTGCGCCAGAGGGACACCAGTGTGTCTATGCTGAGGGTAAAATTGTCCCGAAGAAGGTCTCAGTCCCAGAAGGAGAACCGAGAGCGAGCAGTGAACACACGCAGGCATCTAGACAAGCTGGTAGAGCTGGAAATCTCTTCCCTGGATGCCTCCATTGCTATGGCCAACATGTCAACTATTCATGAGAAGACGATGAACAGTACAAAACTTGATAAAA AAATGGCCTTAGAAGAGAGGATGAAACAGCTTGAACGCTGGAAAGAGCGTAAGGCTcttgagaaggagaaggaaaggagagagaaggagcgtAAAGGGATTTTCAAGACTGGCGTGTATCATCCGAAGGACACTCTTATCATTGTCCCAGCTGCCTCAACCAGAGCCAAGGAG ACAAAAGTGAACACCGCTCCATCCCAGAGTACCAGAGTCACTCGTtcaatgaaacaacaacagcaagcaCAGAGG CCTCTCAAGATTCAAGATCCAAATACTGCAGCAAAGAAAG CTCAACCTGCTGTGGAAAGATCAACTAGGAGCCGGGCAGCTCCTGTCAAGCCAGctcctgcacctgcacctgcttCAGCCAAGACCAAGTCCAAAGTTTGTGCAG TGGAACCTGTCGTAAAACCTCTGTCCACCAGATCAGCCAACAAGCCTCCTGTTACAACAGCTCATGTAGTGAAAGACAAACCCAAGGACAAGCCTGCAG aTGTGAGACCTACCAGGAGCAGAGCGTTCGTCAATGCCCCCTCTTCTGAcgaagacaggaagtgtgaag AAACTGACAACTTTGTCCAGCCTGCTGAGCCCAAG GAGCCTGAGCCGGATCCCGTTGAAGTGCTGACCTCCTTTGCTCCCCAGGGTTTCGTTTTCCAGGCTCCCACTGGCTTGTCGTCCTTTAAGTTTGAGCCTCTCACTCCTCGTTCCGCGGACGCCTTCTTGACACCAAG CCCCACCTTCTGTGTTCCTGCGGCCCCTGTGTTCGACACTGACCCTCAGGCTGAGTCAAGCGAGCCCTCTCCGCCCAAGTCCCCTCGCCACTCTCCTCCTCGTACATCTCCCACAGTGGCTCCTCCGACTCCTGGCAGCCCCCAGGAACCAAAGCACGATGTACCATACTTTAG ATCAGAAATTGCCAATGAGACGGATGGACTGACGAGTCTTTGTGTAATCTGGGAGTCTAAAGTGGAGGATGAGTCCATCCCAGAGGAGA TGAGAGATCGTATGCGTACAGCAGTCGGCCAGGCGAGGCTGTTGATGAAGGAGCGCTTCAAGCAGTTCAGCGGTCTGGTGGACGACTGCGAGCTCGGCCGAGGGGAGAAGATCACCACCTGCACTGACCTGCAGGGATTCTGGGACATGGTTTATTACCAG GTGGAGGATGTCAACAAGAAGTTTAATGCTCTGAAAGAAGCAGAGAGTCGTGGCTGGGTGGAGGAACACAAACCACTGCTGCGACAGAAGAAAGTAGTGAAG AAACCATCAGCTGTACCTGCCAAGCCAACAGGAACCAAAGGAGCCGCCAAGTCTCGCCTGGCTGCAGCCAAAGCAGCCATGAAAGCCAGACAGCAGGCAGCGGAGGCAGAGAAAACTGAAACGGATGCTGGTACTGATAAGGACGACACCAGCCCCAGCTCTCAAGAACCGCAACCCTGTGCAGAACTCCGAGCAACTGACTCAGTGGTCTTTGATGGAGGCTTCTTCCAGGTGGAGAGCCCAGCCAGGCCAtcag GTACAGTGAGGAGATCCACCCGTCTTAGTGCCGCCGTGCTGCCTCAGGCTTCTCCCTGCTCCAACTACCTCTCACCCAGAAGAGTCACTCGGCGATCCCTGGCACTGGCACAGACTCCTGTTAACACTGCTGCCGCCTCTCCTGCTCCACCCCGTCAAACTCCTGCCCAACTCCGCCTTACTCTCAACCAGACACCAGGACAAGCACCAAAGTCTCAGCGTGGCACTCCTCAGTCATCCCAGGAGAGAAAGGACACCATCaatgtctctctttgtttttcacctgAGAAGGAAGTGCTTTCAGATAACACCCAGCCTGAGGGAAGCCCTGCAGGCCAGTCAGAAACAGCTCCTGAAATGAGCATAGCAACACCCGTACAATCACTTCCGTCAATCTCTGTAGTCGAGGAGCAAGATGAAGACCTCTCACCAAGACTTTCCCCCACGCCGTGCAAAATGTCTCTCCCGGTCTCCCAGGCCCCTGAGCTCACAGCATGTCTGAGTTTCACGTTGTCACCCTGCGTGACTCCGAGCCAGCCTCCAATCTCGTCCCCTCCTGCTGTGCAGTGCCCCACGAAGACCCAGGAGTCTGTGTGTCACACTCCAGACAGCTCAGTTGTTGag GAACTTCCTGGGTTGGACTTTGAGCGTTACCTGCAGccttcacagagctgcagcttgtCACCCATGGGGGAgccagttgccatggagacacTGTCACCCATGGCAGTGGATGTCGAAATGGAGAGTCCCAGAGGTCAGTCCGAAGACCTGCTTACTCGGCAAGAAACGG CATTGCCAGCGCTGTCTTCAGTGTTCACTCTTCAGTCACCACAG GCCCAGACAGCAGACTCTGCCCTGCTGCTCTTCACCCCGGACATGAAGGACCGGATACGCCAGTCTGTCTGTCCAAGTGACCTCATGGTCTTCACCCCTCCTCTctaa
- the dlgap5 gene encoding disks large-associated protein 5 isoform X2, which yields MESRFSHLRQRDTSVSMLRVKLSRRRSQSQKENRERAVNTRRHLDKLVELEISSLDASIAMANMSTIHEKTMNSTKLDKKMALEERMKQLERWKERKALEKEKERREKERKGIFKTGVYHPKDTLIIVPAASTRAKETKVNTAPSQSTRVTRSMKQQQQAQRPLKIQDPNTAAKKAQPAVERSTRSRAAPVKPAPAPAPASAKTKSKVCAVEPVVKPLSTRSANKPPVTTAHVVKDKPKDKPADVRPTRSRAFVNAPSSDEDRKCEETDNFVQPAEPKEPEPDPVEVLTSFAPQGFVFQAPTGLSSFKFEPLTPRSADAFLTPSPTFCVPAAPVFDTDPQAESSEPSPPKSPRHSPPRTSPTVAPPTPGSPQEPKHDVPYFRSEIANETDGLTSLCVIWESKVEDESIPEEMRDRMRTAVGQARLLMKERFKQFSGLVDDCELGRGEKITTCTDLQGFWDMVYYQVEDVNKKFNALKEAESRGWVEEHKPLLRQKKVVKKPSAVPAKPTGTKGAAKSRLAAAKAAMKARQQAAEAEKTETDAGTDKDDTSPSSQEPQPCAELRATDSVVFDGGFFQVESPARPSGTVRRSTRLSAAVLPQASPCSNYLSPRRVTRRSLALAQTPVNTAAASPAPPRQTPAQLRLTLNQTPGQAPKSQRGTPQSSQERKDTINVSLCFSPEKEVLSDNTQPEGSPAGQSETAPEMSIATPVQSLPSISVVEEQDEDLSPRLSPTPCKMSLPVSQAPELTACLSFTLSPCVTPSQPPISSPPAVQCPTKTQESVCHTPDSSVVEELPGLDFERYLQPSQSCSLSPMGEPVAMETLSPMAVDVEMESPRALPALSSVFTLQSPQAQTADSALLLFTPDMKDRIRQSVCPSDLMVFTPPL from the exons ATGGAGTCTCGATTTTCTCACCTGCGCCAGAGGGACACCAGTGTGTCTATGCTGAGGGTAAAATTGTCCCGAAGAAGGTCTCAGTCCCAGAAGGAGAACCGAGAGCGAGCAGTGAACACACGCAGGCATCTAGACAAGCTGGTAGAGCTGGAAATCTCTTCCCTGGATGCCTCCATTGCTATGGCCAACATGTCAACTATTCATGAGAAGACGATGAACAGTACAAAACTTGATAAAA AAATGGCCTTAGAAGAGAGGATGAAACAGCTTGAACGCTGGAAAGAGCGTAAGGCTcttgagaaggagaaggaaaggagagagaaggagcgtAAAGGGATTTTCAAGACTGGCGTGTATCATCCGAAGGACACTCTTATCATTGTCCCAGCTGCCTCAACCAGAGCCAAGGAG ACAAAAGTGAACACCGCTCCATCCCAGAGTACCAGAGTCACTCGTtcaatgaaacaacaacagcaagcaCAGAGG CCTCTCAAGATTCAAGATCCAAATACTGCAGCAAAGAAAG CTCAACCTGCTGTGGAAAGATCAACTAGGAGCCGGGCAGCTCCTGTCAAGCCAGctcctgcacctgcacctgcttCAGCCAAGACCAAGTCCAAAGTTTGTGCAG TGGAACCTGTCGTAAAACCTCTGTCCACCAGATCAGCCAACAAGCCTCCTGTTACAACAGCTCATGTAGTGAAAGACAAACCCAAGGACAAGCCTGCAG aTGTGAGACCTACCAGGAGCAGAGCGTTCGTCAATGCCCCCTCTTCTGAcgaagacaggaagtgtgaag AAACTGACAACTTTGTCCAGCCTGCTGAGCCCAAG GAGCCTGAGCCGGATCCCGTTGAAGTGCTGACCTCCTTTGCTCCCCAGGGTTTCGTTTTCCAGGCTCCCACTGGCTTGTCGTCCTTTAAGTTTGAGCCTCTCACTCCTCGTTCCGCGGACGCCTTCTTGACACCAAG CCCCACCTTCTGTGTTCCTGCGGCCCCTGTGTTCGACACTGACCCTCAGGCTGAGTCAAGCGAGCCCTCTCCGCCCAAGTCCCCTCGCCACTCTCCTCCTCGTACATCTCCCACAGTGGCTCCTCCGACTCCTGGCAGCCCCCAGGAACCAAAGCACGATGTACCATACTTTAG ATCAGAAATTGCCAATGAGACGGATGGACTGACGAGTCTTTGTGTAATCTGGGAGTCTAAAGTGGAGGATGAGTCCATCCCAGAGGAGA TGAGAGATCGTATGCGTACAGCAGTCGGCCAGGCGAGGCTGTTGATGAAGGAGCGCTTCAAGCAGTTCAGCGGTCTGGTGGACGACTGCGAGCTCGGCCGAGGGGAGAAGATCACCACCTGCACTGACCTGCAGGGATTCTGGGACATGGTTTATTACCAG GTGGAGGATGTCAACAAGAAGTTTAATGCTCTGAAAGAAGCAGAGAGTCGTGGCTGGGTGGAGGAACACAAACCACTGCTGCGACAGAAGAAAGTAGTGAAG AAACCATCAGCTGTACCTGCCAAGCCAACAGGAACCAAAGGAGCCGCCAAGTCTCGCCTGGCTGCAGCCAAAGCAGCCATGAAAGCCAGACAGCAGGCAGCGGAGGCAGAGAAAACTGAAACGGATGCTGGTACTGATAAGGACGACACCAGCCCCAGCTCTCAAGAACCGCAACCCTGTGCAGAACTCCGAGCAACTGACTCAGTGGTCTTTGATGGAGGCTTCTTCCAGGTGGAGAGCCCAGCCAGGCCAtcag GTACAGTGAGGAGATCCACCCGTCTTAGTGCCGCCGTGCTGCCTCAGGCTTCTCCCTGCTCCAACTACCTCTCACCCAGAAGAGTCACTCGGCGATCCCTGGCACTGGCACAGACTCCTGTTAACACTGCTGCCGCCTCTCCTGCTCCACCCCGTCAAACTCCTGCCCAACTCCGCCTTACTCTCAACCAGACACCAGGACAAGCACCAAAGTCTCAGCGTGGCACTCCTCAGTCATCCCAGGAGAGAAAGGACACCATCaatgtctctctttgtttttcacctgAGAAGGAAGTGCTTTCAGATAACACCCAGCCTGAGGGAAGCCCTGCAGGCCAGTCAGAAACAGCTCCTGAAATGAGCATAGCAACACCCGTACAATCACTTCCGTCAATCTCTGTAGTCGAGGAGCAAGATGAAGACCTCTCACCAAGACTTTCCCCCACGCCGTGCAAAATGTCTCTCCCGGTCTCCCAGGCCCCTGAGCTCACAGCATGTCTGAGTTTCACGTTGTCACCCTGCGTGACTCCGAGCCAGCCTCCAATCTCGTCCCCTCCTGCTGTGCAGTGCCCCACGAAGACCCAGGAGTCTGTGTGTCACACTCCAGACAGCTCAGTTGTTGag GAACTTCCTGGGTTGGACTTTGAGCGTTACCTGCAGccttcacagagctgcagcttgtCACCCATGGGGGAgccagttgccatggagacacTGTCACCCATGGCAGTGGATGTCGAAATGGAGAGTCCCAGAG CATTGCCAGCGCTGTCTTCAGTGTTCACTCTTCAGTCACCACAG GCCCAGACAGCAGACTCTGCCCTGCTGCTCTTCACCCCGGACATGAAGGACCGGATACGCCAGTCTGTCTGTCCAAGTGACCTCATGGTCTTCACCCCTCCTCTctaa
- the dlgap5 gene encoding disks large-associated protein 5 isoform X4, translated as MESRFSHLRQRDTSVSMLRVKLSRRRSQSQKENRERAVNTRRHLDKLVELEISSLDASIAMANMSTIHEKTMNSTKLDKKMALEERMKQLERWKERKALEKEKERREKERKGIFKTGVYHPKDTLIIVPAASTRAKETKVNTAPSQSTRVTRSMKQQQQAQRPLKIQDPNTAAKKAQPAVERSTRSRAAPVKPAPAPAPASAKTKSKVCAVEPVVKPLSTRSANKPPVTTAHVVKDKPKDKPADVRPTRSRAFVNAPSSDEDRKCEETDNFVQPAEPKEPEPDPVEVLTSFAPQGFVFQAPTGLSSFKFEPLTPRSADAFLTPSPTFCVPAAPVFDTDPQAESSEPSPPKSPRHSPPRTSPTVAPPTPGSPQEPKHDVPYFRSEIANETDGLTSLCVIWESKVEDESIPEEMRDRMRTAVGQARLLMKERFKQFSGLVDDCELGRGEKITTCTDLQGFWDMVYYQVEDVNKKFNALKEAESRGWVEEHKPLLRQKKVVKKPSAVPAKPTGTKGAAKSRLAAAKAAMKARQQAAEAEKTETDAGTDKDDTSPSSQEPQPCAELRATDSVVFDGGFFQVESPARPSGTVRRSTRLSAAVLPQASPCSNYLSPRRVTRRSLALAQTPVNTAAASPAPPRQTPAQLRLTLNQTPGQAPKSQRGTPQSSQERKDTINVSLCFSPEKEVLSDNTQPEGSPAGQSETAPEMSIATPVQSLPSISVVEEQDEDLSPRLSPTPCKMSLPVSQAPELTACLSFTLSPCVTPSQPPISSPPAVQCPTKTQESVCHTPDSSVVEELPGLDFERYLQPSQSCSLSPMGEPVAMETLSPMAVDVEMESPRGPDSRLCPAALHPGHEGPDTPVCLSK; from the exons ATGGAGTCTCGATTTTCTCACCTGCGCCAGAGGGACACCAGTGTGTCTATGCTGAGGGTAAAATTGTCCCGAAGAAGGTCTCAGTCCCAGAAGGAGAACCGAGAGCGAGCAGTGAACACACGCAGGCATCTAGACAAGCTGGTAGAGCTGGAAATCTCTTCCCTGGATGCCTCCATTGCTATGGCCAACATGTCAACTATTCATGAGAAGACGATGAACAGTACAAAACTTGATAAAA AAATGGCCTTAGAAGAGAGGATGAAACAGCTTGAACGCTGGAAAGAGCGTAAGGCTcttgagaaggagaaggaaaggagagagaaggagcgtAAAGGGATTTTCAAGACTGGCGTGTATCATCCGAAGGACACTCTTATCATTGTCCCAGCTGCCTCAACCAGAGCCAAGGAG ACAAAAGTGAACACCGCTCCATCCCAGAGTACCAGAGTCACTCGTtcaatgaaacaacaacagcaagcaCAGAGG CCTCTCAAGATTCAAGATCCAAATACTGCAGCAAAGAAAG CTCAACCTGCTGTGGAAAGATCAACTAGGAGCCGGGCAGCTCCTGTCAAGCCAGctcctgcacctgcacctgcttCAGCCAAGACCAAGTCCAAAGTTTGTGCAG TGGAACCTGTCGTAAAACCTCTGTCCACCAGATCAGCCAACAAGCCTCCTGTTACAACAGCTCATGTAGTGAAAGACAAACCCAAGGACAAGCCTGCAG aTGTGAGACCTACCAGGAGCAGAGCGTTCGTCAATGCCCCCTCTTCTGAcgaagacaggaagtgtgaag AAACTGACAACTTTGTCCAGCCTGCTGAGCCCAAG GAGCCTGAGCCGGATCCCGTTGAAGTGCTGACCTCCTTTGCTCCCCAGGGTTTCGTTTTCCAGGCTCCCACTGGCTTGTCGTCCTTTAAGTTTGAGCCTCTCACTCCTCGTTCCGCGGACGCCTTCTTGACACCAAG CCCCACCTTCTGTGTTCCTGCGGCCCCTGTGTTCGACACTGACCCTCAGGCTGAGTCAAGCGAGCCCTCTCCGCCCAAGTCCCCTCGCCACTCTCCTCCTCGTACATCTCCCACAGTGGCTCCTCCGACTCCTGGCAGCCCCCAGGAACCAAAGCACGATGTACCATACTTTAG ATCAGAAATTGCCAATGAGACGGATGGACTGACGAGTCTTTGTGTAATCTGGGAGTCTAAAGTGGAGGATGAGTCCATCCCAGAGGAGA TGAGAGATCGTATGCGTACAGCAGTCGGCCAGGCGAGGCTGTTGATGAAGGAGCGCTTCAAGCAGTTCAGCGGTCTGGTGGACGACTGCGAGCTCGGCCGAGGGGAGAAGATCACCACCTGCACTGACCTGCAGGGATTCTGGGACATGGTTTATTACCAG GTGGAGGATGTCAACAAGAAGTTTAATGCTCTGAAAGAAGCAGAGAGTCGTGGCTGGGTGGAGGAACACAAACCACTGCTGCGACAGAAGAAAGTAGTGAAG AAACCATCAGCTGTACCTGCCAAGCCAACAGGAACCAAAGGAGCCGCCAAGTCTCGCCTGGCTGCAGCCAAAGCAGCCATGAAAGCCAGACAGCAGGCAGCGGAGGCAGAGAAAACTGAAACGGATGCTGGTACTGATAAGGACGACACCAGCCCCAGCTCTCAAGAACCGCAACCCTGTGCAGAACTCCGAGCAACTGACTCAGTGGTCTTTGATGGAGGCTTCTTCCAGGTGGAGAGCCCAGCCAGGCCAtcag GTACAGTGAGGAGATCCACCCGTCTTAGTGCCGCCGTGCTGCCTCAGGCTTCTCCCTGCTCCAACTACCTCTCACCCAGAAGAGTCACTCGGCGATCCCTGGCACTGGCACAGACTCCTGTTAACACTGCTGCCGCCTCTCCTGCTCCACCCCGTCAAACTCCTGCCCAACTCCGCCTTACTCTCAACCAGACACCAGGACAAGCACCAAAGTCTCAGCGTGGCACTCCTCAGTCATCCCAGGAGAGAAAGGACACCATCaatgtctctctttgtttttcacctgAGAAGGAAGTGCTTTCAGATAACACCCAGCCTGAGGGAAGCCCTGCAGGCCAGTCAGAAACAGCTCCTGAAATGAGCATAGCAACACCCGTACAATCACTTCCGTCAATCTCTGTAGTCGAGGAGCAAGATGAAGACCTCTCACCAAGACTTTCCCCCACGCCGTGCAAAATGTCTCTCCCGGTCTCCCAGGCCCCTGAGCTCACAGCATGTCTGAGTTTCACGTTGTCACCCTGCGTGACTCCGAGCCAGCCTCCAATCTCGTCCCCTCCTGCTGTGCAGTGCCCCACGAAGACCCAGGAGTCTGTGTGTCACACTCCAGACAGCTCAGTTGTTGag GAACTTCCTGGGTTGGACTTTGAGCGTTACCTGCAGccttcacagagctgcagcttgtCACCCATGGGGGAgccagttgccatggagacacTGTCACCCATGGCAGTGGATGTCGAAATGGAGAGTCCCAGAG GCCCAGACAGCAGACTCTGCCCTGCTGCTCTTCACCCCGGACATGAAGGACCGGATACGCCAGTCTGTCTGTCCAAGTGA